One region of Endozoicomonas sp. Mp262 genomic DNA includes:
- the aroB gene encoding 3-dehydroquinate synthase — protein MHKLNVDLGERSYPIFIGEALLTHPEYLTSYISGNQVAIVTNDVVAPLYLDLLKKSLAGYNVITEVLPDGEVFKSLATVERIFDRLLSARFTRKATLIALGGGVVGDMTGFAAACYQRGIDFIQVPTTLLSQVDSSVGGKTGVNHTLGKNMIGAFHQPNVVVIDTETLSTLPDRELSAGLAEVIKYGLIHDEPFYRWLQEHMDGLRERVPDLLAYAIRQSCLDKAKVVAADEKESGIRAILNLGHTFGHAIETHMGYGNWLHGEAVAAGMVMAINLSARLGLCSPHEQTTLVALLKRAGLPVAPPAEMTPDDFLELMLVDKKVIDGRLRLVLLKGVGNAVVTEDFEQTQLVHCLDEMCGMESVV, from the coding sequence ATGCATAAGCTAAACGTGGATCTTGGTGAACGCAGTTATCCCATTTTTATTGGTGAGGCGTTGCTGACGCACCCTGAGTACCTGACGTCCTATATTTCAGGAAATCAGGTAGCTATTGTAACCAATGATGTGGTTGCCCCACTCTATCTGGATCTGCTGAAGAAGTCACTGGCTGGCTATAATGTCATCACAGAGGTTTTACCTGATGGCGAGGTTTTTAAGTCCCTGGCTACTGTGGAGCGTATCTTTGACCGACTGTTGTCGGCCCGGTTTACCAGAAAGGCAACATTGATAGCCCTTGGCGGTGGCGTAGTGGGTGATATGACAGGGTTTGCCGCTGCCTGCTACCAGCGCGGAATTGATTTTATCCAGGTGCCCACCACCCTGCTGTCACAGGTGGATTCTTCGGTGGGGGGGAAAACCGGGGTGAATCACACCTTGGGCAAGAATATGATTGGGGCTTTCCATCAGCCTAATGTGGTAGTGATTGATACTGAAACCCTGTCAACCCTGCCCGATAGAGAGTTGTCGGCAGGTCTTGCTGAAGTGATCAAGTATGGCCTGATTCATGATGAACCCTTTTATCGCTGGCTTCAGGAACATATGGACGGTTTAAGGGAAAGAGTCCCGGATCTGCTGGCCTATGCCATACGGCAGTCCTGCCTGGATAAAGCCAAGGTGGTTGCTGCTGATGAAAAAGAGTCGGGCATCAGGGCTATCCTTAATCTGGGACACACCTTTGGTCATGCCATAGAAACCCATATGGGATATGGGAACTGGCTCCATGGCGAGGCTGTAGCGGCAGGAATGGTGATGGCCATCAACCTGTCTGCCCGATTGGGACTGTGTTCACCCCATGAACAAACGACTCTTGTTGCCCTTTTAAAAAGGGCTGGGTTACCGGTTGCCCCTCCTGCTGAAATGACCCCTGATGACTTTCTTGAGTTGATGCTGGTGGATAAAAAAGTCATTGATGGCCGTTTACGCCTCGTGCTTCTTAAAGGGGTTGGCAATGCGGTTGTAACCGAAGACTTTGAGCAAACACAGCTGGTTCATTGTCTGGATGAAATGTGTGGAATGGAAAGCGTTGTTTAG
- the pilO gene encoding type 4a pilus biogenesis protein PilO: protein MSISESVKKLSEIDFNELDLENIGDWPNVLKIVICMVSFIVVIALGYQFHLTDLRSTYERNCSREEELKDQFKVKAFQAGNLEAYKKQLAEMTKQFGELVRQLPEDTEVPGLLDDITLTARGAGLQVEYIKLQTEQVNEFYIELPIKILVKGSYHDFGNFVSGTAALPRIVTLHDLSIKPDGNADKLAMEIIAKTYRYNDRGVPQ, encoded by the coding sequence ATGAGTATTTCAGAATCAGTAAAAAAACTATCTGAAATTGATTTTAATGAGCTGGACTTGGAAAATATTGGTGATTGGCCTAATGTACTAAAAATTGTTATTTGTATGGTTAGTTTTATAGTTGTTATTGCCCTCGGTTATCAATTTCACCTCACTGACCTACGAAGTACTTATGAGCGTAATTGTTCAAGAGAGGAAGAATTAAAAGACCAGTTCAAAGTGAAGGCTTTTCAAGCAGGAAATCTTGAGGCCTATAAAAAACAATTGGCGGAGATGACAAAGCAGTTTGGTGAACTGGTGCGACAACTTCCGGAAGATACAGAGGTTCCGGGTTTGCTTGATGATATTACCCTAACGGCTCGGGGAGCCGGGCTGCAAGTAGAATATATTAAACTTCAGACTGAACAGGTGAATGAATTTTATATAGAACTGCCTATTAAAATTCTGGTTAAGGGTAGCTACCATGATTTCGGTAATTTCGTCAGTGGTACGGCAGCACTACCCAGAATAGTGACTCTTCATGACTTGTCCATTAAGCCTGATGGCAATGCGGACAAACTGGCCATGGAAATTATCGCCAAAACATACCGGTACAATGACAGGGGTGTTCCACAATGA
- a CDS encoding penicillin-binding protein 1A — protein sequence MKHSVKLFRFVVWAGLASVSGIVAIAASAFLYLSPSLPSVESLKDVHLQTPLRIYTSDHKLMAEFGEKRRQPVQFESLPKNLVHAFMAAEDDRFYSHPGVDFIGLVRAAVQLITTGRIQSGGSTITMQVAKNFFLSHERVFSRKFNEILLALQIEQELTKDEIFELYLNKIYLGNRAYGIAAAGQVYYDKPISELTLAQIAMLAGLPKAPSRYNPINDPDRAILRRDWILSRMKELGYINESDYEDAVIQPVTASYHGTKIELHAPYVAEMARQEMVERFGPDAYTEGFKVYTSINSELQEAANTAVINGLMAYNERHGYQGPMSNLIEHGATTENDWQEALNQVRSVSVLTPAVVLDVDDKTASILLKDGQHNQIEWDNLRWAKPYINVNAFGYNPKSASDIVQAGDMIWVRKMPDGRYRLSEEPVAQSSLVSIHPENGAILALVGGFNFYDSMYNRATQAIRQAGSSFKPFVYASAIANGLTAATIINDAPIVFDDNGLEGAWRPNNDNMRFNGPMRLREGLYRSRNLVSIRVLRQVGINRAINYLTRLGFPKEALSRNLSLALGNVSMTPMELASGYAVLANGGYQITPYLIDRVEVMNDVVYQAEPETVCKACDQQDELQGNNSGAEDPEMVAYSIPSEMAPEEIAQPFPAKAKQVMDPRVNYIVNDILNDVIWHGTGKRARALGRHDIGGKTGTTNDNKDAWFVGFNPDVLTSVWLGMDNYSTLGRWEYGANAALPVWLEYMQTALKDKQEKRLPQPEGLVTLKINPKTGKLARQGDTNAIFEIFRKEHAPKTISEEETPILDNLEQSFSPKELF from the coding sequence ATGAAACATTCGGTAAAGTTATTCAGATTTGTGGTCTGGGCCGGCCTGGCCTCAGTCAGTGGCATAGTGGCCATAGCGGCCAGCGCCTTCCTGTACCTCAGTCCCTCCCTGCCATCCGTGGAATCTCTCAAAGATGTCCATTTACAGACCCCCTTACGGATTTACACCAGCGACCACAAGCTCATGGCTGAGTTTGGAGAAAAGCGTCGGCAACCCGTTCAATTTGAGTCTCTTCCCAAAAACCTGGTTCATGCCTTTATGGCCGCTGAAGATGACCGCTTTTACTCCCATCCGGGAGTCGACTTTATTGGCCTTGTGCGCGCTGCCGTTCAGTTGATCACAACAGGTCGCATTCAGTCCGGTGGCAGTACCATTACCATGCAGGTGGCTAAAAACTTCTTTTTAAGCCATGAAAGGGTTTTTTCCCGGAAATTCAATGAAATTCTGCTAGCCCTGCAAATAGAGCAAGAACTCACCAAAGACGAAATATTTGAGCTTTATCTCAATAAAATATATCTGGGCAACCGGGCCTATGGCATAGCAGCGGCGGGACAGGTTTACTACGACAAGCCCATCAGCGAGCTAACCCTGGCTCAGATAGCCATGCTGGCAGGACTGCCCAAGGCACCCTCCCGTTACAACCCCATTAATGATCCGGATCGGGCCATACTCCGCCGTGACTGGATTCTGAGCCGGATGAAAGAGCTTGGCTACATTAATGAAAGCGACTATGAAGACGCTGTAATTCAACCAGTCACGGCCAGCTACCATGGCACCAAAATAGAGCTTCATGCGCCCTATGTGGCCGAAATGGCCCGACAGGAAATGGTTGAACGCTTTGGCCCTGACGCCTATACGGAAGGCTTTAAGGTATACACCAGCATCAACAGTGAACTCCAGGAGGCTGCCAATACCGCTGTAATCAATGGGTTAATGGCCTATAACGAACGCCATGGCTATCAAGGCCCCATGAGCAATCTCATTGAACACGGGGCCACAACAGAGAATGACTGGCAAGAGGCACTTAACCAAGTCCGCTCGGTCAGCGTGCTGACACCGGCAGTGGTATTAGACGTTGATGATAAAACCGCCAGCATTCTTCTCAAGGATGGCCAACATAACCAAATAGAATGGGATAACCTTCGCTGGGCCAAGCCCTATATTAATGTCAACGCCTTTGGTTATAACCCCAAATCGGCATCAGACATTGTGCAGGCGGGCGACATGATATGGGTTCGGAAAATGCCTGATGGCCGCTATCGTCTGAGCGAAGAACCCGTTGCCCAGTCATCACTGGTATCCATTCACCCGGAAAATGGTGCCATACTGGCACTGGTGGGAGGGTTTAACTTTTACGACAGCATGTATAACAGGGCCACCCAGGCCATTCGCCAGGCAGGTTCATCCTTTAAACCCTTTGTTTATGCCTCCGCCATAGCCAACGGACTGACGGCAGCAACCATTATTAACGACGCCCCCATTGTATTTGATGATAATGGGCTTGAAGGTGCCTGGCGCCCCAACAATGATAATATGCGATTCAATGGCCCAATGCGCTTGCGGGAAGGACTCTATCGCTCCCGAAACCTGGTCTCCATTCGAGTATTGCGACAGGTGGGCATTAACAGGGCCATTAACTACTTAACCCGGCTGGGCTTTCCTAAGGAAGCCCTTAGCAGAAACCTGTCCCTGGCCCTGGGTAACGTTTCCATGACACCCATGGAACTTGCCAGTGGCTACGCGGTACTGGCCAATGGCGGCTATCAAATTACCCCTTATCTGATCGACAGGGTAGAGGTGATGAATGATGTCGTCTATCAGGCAGAACCTGAAACAGTGTGCAAAGCCTGCGATCAGCAGGATGAGCTACAGGGTAATAATTCCGGGGCAGAAGATCCTGAAATGGTCGCCTATTCTATTCCGTCAGAAATGGCCCCGGAAGAGATTGCCCAGCCTTTTCCCGCTAAAGCCAAGCAGGTTATGGATCCCAGGGTCAACTATATTGTCAATGATATTCTGAATGATGTTATCTGGCACGGTACTGGCAAACGGGCCCGGGCATTAGGCCGACATGATATTGGTGGTAAAACAGGTACCACCAATGACAACAAGGATGCCTGGTTTGTTGGCTTTAATCCCGACGTTTTAACCAGTGTCTGGCTTGGTATGGATAACTATTCAACACTCGGACGATGGGAGTATGGTGCCAATGCAGCCTTGCCAGTGTGGCTGGAATACATGCAAACGGCCCTCAAAGACAAGCAAGAGAAGCGGCTACCCCAGCCTGAAGGACTGGTCACCCTGAAAATAAACCCCAAGACAGGAAAGCTGGCCCGCCAAGGTGATACAAATGCCATTTTTGAAATTTTCAGAAAAGAGCATGCACCGAAAACAATCAGTGAAGAGGAAACCCCCATTTTGGATAACCTGGAGCAATCCTTCTCACCCAAGGAATTGTTTTAG
- a CDS encoding pilus assembly protein PilM: MFGLFNNKPKALLGIDISSNSIKVIQLSCEGGQYRLEAFGSDRLPEGAVVENTIQNTEVVGNAISKAVARSRSNLNDVAVAVTGAAVITKMIEMDASLSDGEMESQIAVEADQYIPYALDEVAIDFEVQSLNADNPQRAEVLLAACRKDSVESLEEVLEIAGLNAAVVDIEAFAMERAFELLEGNISLSVEEPAVAVVDIGSDSTSLYVLIDGKTVYTREQPFGGQQLIDEVQRHYEFTQDEAVQAVKQGTLPEDYESELLRPFRDATVQQISRSLQFFYSSSQHSQVDAIALAGGTALISGLVPQLQKELGGNVFLANPFADMSFSGKINTKELTLIAPSLMVACGLAMRSFD; encoded by the coding sequence GTGTTTGGGCTATTTAATAACAAGCCTAAGGCGCTTCTCGGAATTGATATCAGTTCAAACTCCATCAAAGTGATTCAGTTAAGCTGTGAAGGTGGCCAGTATCGTTTGGAGGCTTTTGGTTCTGATCGTCTTCCGGAAGGGGCTGTTGTAGAAAACACCATCCAGAATACTGAAGTGGTAGGTAATGCCATTAGCAAGGCTGTTGCCCGCTCACGTTCCAATTTGAACGATGTGGCTGTTGCAGTTACCGGTGCTGCCGTGATTACCAAGATGATTGAAATGGATGCATCCCTGAGTGATGGGGAGATGGAGTCACAGATTGCGGTAGAGGCTGATCAGTATATTCCTTATGCCCTTGATGAGGTGGCTATAGATTTTGAGGTGCAATCGCTCAATGCAGACAATCCGCAAAGGGCAGAGGTGCTTCTTGCAGCTTGCCGGAAGGACAGTGTTGAAAGCCTTGAGGAAGTTCTGGAGATTGCAGGACTAAATGCTGCCGTTGTTGATATTGAAGCCTTTGCCATGGAAAGGGCATTTGAATTACTGGAAGGGAATATAAGTCTATCTGTAGAAGAACCAGCGGTTGCTGTTGTTGATATTGGTTCTGATTCTACGTCCCTATATGTTTTGATTGATGGCAAGACGGTTTATACCAGAGAACAGCCTTTTGGTGGACAGCAGTTGATTGATGAGGTTCAGCGTCATTACGAATTTACACAGGATGAGGCTGTTCAGGCAGTTAAGCAGGGAACATTACCTGAGGATTATGAATCAGAGCTGCTGAGACCCTTCAGGGATGCAACAGTTCAGCAAATATCAAGATCCCTTCAATTTTTTTATTCCTCCAGCCAGCATAGTCAGGTAGATGCAATTGCTCTGGCAGGAGGAACCGCATTAATTTCAGGGTTGGTTCCACAGTTACAAAAGGAGTTGGGGGGTAATGTATTTTTGGCAAATCCTTTTGCTGATATGTCCTTTTCTGGGAAAATTAATACTAAGGAACTGACACTAATAGCACCATCGCTCATGGTTGCCTGTGGGTTGGCTATGAGGAGCTTTGATTAA
- a CDS encoding type IV pilus secretin PilQ family protein: MKPLLTHAGVLIDMDATSRPDGRVELRLAFDGPAPNIKGYSIEQPPRVSIDLPDTSSGLPKYNELGFDVAQSVTVLEAGKRTRLVVNQKTPTGFSSKVDGNLLYIALGDNSKPAAAPVTSMPPQEMYTPGIGAAYGLSPSVEKSVAGSVTQIDFHRGDAGEGNVVVSLSSSGVPVDINEVSGRIRLQFQGEIIPEKLQNRLDVIDFATPVKYIDAKVESGNAIIVIEPKAGYDYLVYQADNKLTVSVKPLTGKSLAKKRKGLTYKGEKLSLNFQNIEVRAVLQLIADFTSLNLVASDTVTGNVTLRLQNVPWDQALDIVLKAKGLDKRLEGNVLTVAPADEIAARERQLLENEKQIRELAPVYTDLIPINYADAAEIAAVLAGSGEESETLLTEQGSVQVVERTNSLLIKDTQAKLDELRELLEQLDIPVRQVLIEARVVTLSTSYRKELGVKWTGGVSNSSNNRYILGGGRGTNIKFEEGTAIYDANNNFDMSALKTGFTGENIFTDLGVTGDTAAALGIGFATNGTLLNLELSALLSDGGGEVISQPKVITADKQTATIKAGKQIPYTEASSSGAATVSFQDAVLSLEVTPQITPEGRVIMDIKITNDDSTETAPNGVPIIDKNEITTQVLVDDGETVVLGGVFKQTKSNRVDKVPVLGDIPYVGNLFRRKANRDEKSELMVFITPRVVSEGVNLP; this comes from the coding sequence GTGAAACCACTGCTTACCCATGCCGGTGTCCTGATTGACATGGATGCCACCTCCAGACCCGATGGCCGGGTTGAACTGCGTCTGGCCTTTGATGGTCCTGCCCCCAATATTAAAGGGTATAGTATTGAGCAGCCTCCCAGGGTTTCGATTGACTTGCCAGACACCAGTAGTGGCTTGCCCAAGTATAATGAGCTGGGTTTTGATGTTGCTCAAAGTGTCACCGTACTTGAGGCAGGCAAAAGAACAAGGCTTGTGGTTAATCAGAAAACTCCCACAGGATTTTCCAGTAAAGTGGATGGCAACCTGCTTTATATCGCCCTGGGTGATAACAGCAAGCCTGCTGCCGCACCAGTTACCTCAATGCCACCGCAGGAAATGTACACTCCGGGTATAGGGGCCGCCTATGGTTTATCGCCTTCTGTAGAAAAATCCGTGGCGGGTTCAGTGACCCAAATTGATTTTCATAGAGGTGATGCCGGTGAGGGGAATGTTGTCGTCTCTTTATCAAGCTCGGGCGTACCTGTTGACATTAATGAAGTCTCTGGCCGCATCAGGTTACAGTTTCAGGGGGAGATCATTCCCGAAAAATTGCAAAACCGACTGGATGTTATCGATTTTGCCACACCGGTTAAATACATTGATGCAAAGGTTGAGAGTGGAAATGCCATCATAGTTATCGAGCCCAAGGCAGGGTATGACTATCTGGTTTATCAGGCGGATAATAAATTGACGGTTAGTGTAAAACCTCTCACAGGCAAAAGCCTGGCTAAAAAAAGGAAAGGGCTGACTTATAAGGGAGAGAAGTTATCCCTTAACTTCCAGAATATTGAAGTGAGAGCTGTGTTACAGCTTATTGCTGACTTTACCAGTTTGAACCTGGTGGCCTCGGACACAGTGACAGGTAATGTCACCTTAAGATTACAAAACGTACCCTGGGACCAGGCCCTTGATATTGTGCTCAAGGCAAAAGGTTTAGACAAACGCCTTGAGGGGAATGTTTTAACGGTGGCCCCTGCCGATGAGATCGCTGCGAGAGAAAGGCAGTTACTGGAAAATGAAAAGCAAATCAGGGAGCTGGCTCCGGTTTATACGGATCTGATTCCCATCAATTATGCGGATGCCGCTGAAATCGCCGCGGTGCTGGCCGGAAGTGGAGAGGAAAGTGAAACCCTTCTTACCGAGCAAGGATCGGTACAGGTGGTTGAAAGAACCAATAGCCTCCTGATTAAGGACACCCAGGCCAAGCTTGATGAGCTGAGAGAGTTACTGGAGCAGCTGGATATTCCGGTGAGGCAAGTATTGATAGAAGCCCGGGTGGTGACATTAAGTACCAGCTATAGAAAAGAGCTGGGTGTGAAATGGACCGGAGGAGTGAGTAATTCCAGCAACAATCGCTATATTCTTGGGGGAGGACGAGGAACCAATATCAAGTTTGAAGAGGGAACGGCTATCTATGATGCCAATAATAACTTTGATATGTCGGCCCTTAAGACCGGGTTTACCGGAGAAAATATATTTACCGACCTGGGTGTGACTGGAGATACCGCCGCTGCCCTGGGCATTGGCTTTGCCACCAATGGTACTCTCCTGAATTTGGAGCTTTCTGCCCTGCTAAGCGATGGTGGTGGTGAGGTTATTTCGCAGCCAAAAGTGATTACGGCAGATAAGCAAACGGCCACCATCAAGGCGGGTAAGCAGATTCCCTATACAGAGGCATCATCCAGTGGGGCAGCTACCGTATCCTTTCAGGATGCTGTATTGTCGCTGGAGGTGACTCCCCAGATTACCCCTGAGGGGCGGGTGATCATGGATATCAAGATCACTAATGATGACTCAACAGAAACCGCTCCCAATGGCGTTCCCATTATTGATAAAAATGAGATTACAACCCAGGTGCTGGTGGATGATGGAGAGACGGTTGTTCTGGGAGGGGTGTTCAAACAGACTAAAAGTAACCGGGTTGATAAAGTGCCCGTACTGGGCGATATCCCTTATGTAGGAAACCTGTTCCGGCGCAAGGCCAACAGGGATGAAAAAAGTGAGTTAATGGTTTTTATTACCCCCCGAGTGGTTTCAGAAGGTGTTAACCTGCCATAA
- a CDS encoding PilN domain-containing protein, with protein MAKINLLPWREELREQRKKIFIAGWGGVIFFAVLIIVVSDFMISDAISIQQGRNRYLQNEIGSLDRKITEIKNIKKEKAQLVERMVVINGLQGNRPVIVRVFDELARIAPDGVYFKKLSVREFQLSLVGVAESNNRVSELMRKINSSSWFEDPNLTAVRKVVEDGERLNEFDLTFAKASPEGEESL; from the coding sequence ATGGCAAAAATTAACCTGCTGCCCTGGAGGGAGGAACTCCGGGAACAACGGAAAAAGATCTTTATTGCAGGTTGGGGGGGCGTTATCTTTTTTGCTGTGCTGATTATTGTTGTTTCTGATTTTATGATAAGTGATGCCATTAGCATTCAGCAGGGGCGTAATCGGTATCTACAAAACGAGATCGGCAGTTTGGATAGAAAAATAACTGAAATAAAAAATATCAAGAAAGAGAAGGCACAATTAGTGGAAAGAATGGTAGTCATTAACGGCCTTCAAGGAAATAGGCCTGTTATTGTCAGGGTTTTTGATGAGCTGGCGCGTATTGCTCCGGATGGGGTGTATTTTAAAAAGCTTTCAGTTAGAGAGTTTCAATTGAGCCTGGTTGGAGTGGCTGAATCAAATAACCGGGTTTCTGAATTAATGAGAAAAATTAATTCTTCATCATGGTTTGAAGATCCAAACTTAACGGCAGTGAGAAAGGTTGTTGAAGATGGGGAACGTCTTAATGAATTTGATTTGACCTTTGCCAAAGCCAGTCCTGAAGGTGAGGAGTCATTATGA
- the aroK gene encoding shikimate kinase AroK encodes MQLRNIYLIGPMGAGKTTIGRLLAKDLNLPFLDSDHEVEARSGADIPWIFDMEGESGFRLREMQVVTELCSIKGVVMATGGGVVKAEANRRALCANGFVVYLYAPVSVQLERTARDKRRPLLQRPDREQVLRSLLKERDPLYRGIADLVLDTQKMSPKTVIAEIIKSVGSEGVCNA; translated from the coding sequence ATGCAGTTGAGAAATATCTATCTTATAGGGCCTATGGGTGCAGGTAAGACAACCATAGGTCGATTGTTAGCCAAAGACTTGAACTTGCCATTTCTGGACTCTGACCATGAGGTTGAGGCGCGCAGTGGTGCAGATATTCCGTGGATCTTTGACATGGAAGGCGAGAGTGGTTTTCGGCTTAGGGAAATGCAGGTTGTAACGGAGCTGTGTTCCATAAAAGGCGTTGTGATGGCAACAGGGGGCGGCGTAGTAAAAGCGGAGGCAAACCGAAGGGCTCTTTGTGCCAATGGCTTTGTGGTCTATTTATATGCACCGGTCAGTGTTCAGCTGGAAAGAACCGCCAGGGATAAAAGGCGTCCGCTGCTACAAAGGCCAGACCGTGAACAGGTGCTAAGGTCTTTGCTGAAAGAGAGAGACCCCCTTTATCGAGGGATTGCAGATCTTGTATTAGATACCCAGAAAATGTCACCGAAAACGGTGATTGCTGAAATTATCAAGTCAGTGGGTTCTGAGGGAGTGTGTAATGCATAA
- a CDS encoding YfcC family protein: MGLTWVVPAGSYSKLFYDSMSQKLQVTAPTGEINKLPADQKSLDALGININIGQFTNGSIRKPISIPDTYQRLPQAPMGIEDIAVSMVHGTIEGADIIVFILVLGGLIGVIKKTGAFNAGLIALSKKTRGKEFLFVALVSLLMAIGGTTCGIEEEAVAFYPILVPVFLTLGYDAIVCVGAIFLASSIGSAFSTINPFSVVVASNAAGISFMEGMGARIFGLVVGIIFVIGYLYWYAKKIKADPTFSYTYSDLESFKARYLSDDTHNHHIDFTLRRKLILLLFALAFPLMIWGVTIAGWWFPQMAASFLSIAIIIIFISGLNEKDALEAFTQGASELVAVSLIIGMARGVNIVLESGMISDTILAYASQLVSGMEGSVFAVAQLIVFFFLGLIVPSSSGLAVLAMPIMAPLADTVMIPRDIVVSAYNWGQYAMLFLAPTGLVLVTLQMLGIQFDRWIKFVWPVVVFMLLFGAALLVGQVMMLS, translated from the coding sequence ATTGGCTTAACATGGGTCGTTCCTGCTGGCTCATACTCCAAGTTGTTTTATGATTCGATGAGTCAGAAATTGCAAGTGACTGCACCAACAGGAGAAATTAATAAGTTACCTGCCGATCAGAAGTCTCTTGATGCCTTAGGCATCAATATAAATATTGGGCAATTTACAAATGGCAGCATTCGCAAGCCTATTTCAATTCCTGATACATACCAGCGGTTGCCTCAGGCACCTATGGGTATAGAGGATATTGCTGTCAGCATGGTTCATGGCACCATTGAAGGTGCAGATATTATTGTGTTTATCTTAGTGCTTGGTGGTTTAATTGGAGTCATAAAAAAAACAGGTGCATTCAATGCCGGGTTAATTGCATTATCCAAAAAAACCAGGGGAAAGGAATTTTTATTTGTTGCATTGGTTTCATTACTGATGGCCATTGGAGGAACCACCTGTGGCATTGAAGAGGAAGCTGTTGCCTTTTATCCGATTCTGGTGCCGGTTTTTCTGACATTGGGATATGATGCCATCGTTTGCGTGGGTGCTATTTTCCTGGCCTCTTCTATTGGTAGTGCCTTCTCCACCATAAACCCTTTTTCTGTGGTGGTTGCTTCTAATGCCGCAGGTATTTCATTTATGGAGGGTATGGGTGCCAGGATTTTTGGCCTTGTTGTGGGCATTATCTTTGTTATCGGCTATTTGTATTGGTATGCAAAGAAAATCAAGGCAGACCCTACTTTCTCCTATACCTACAGTGACCTTGAATCATTTAAAGCACGATACCTCAGTGATGACACCCATAATCACCACATCGACTTTACGCTTCGTCGTAAACTGATTTTGTTACTGTTTGCCCTGGCATTTCCTTTAATGATATGGGGTGTAACCATTGCAGGATGGTGGTTCCCACAAATGGCCGCTTCTTTTTTATCCATCGCAATCATTATTATTTTTATCTCTGGCCTTAATGAAAAGGATGCTTTAGAGGCTTTTACCCAGGGAGCTTCTGAGCTGGTTGCCGTTTCATTAATTATTGGCATGGCCCGGGGGGTTAATATTGTACTTGAGAGTGGCATGATTTCAGATACGATTCTGGCGTATGCCTCACAGTTGGTTTCTGGCATGGAAGGCAGTGTTTTTGCCGTTGCCCAGTTAATTGTCTTTTTCTTCCTCGGCCTTATCGTGCCTTCCTCTTCCGGTCTTGCGGTTTTGGCCATGCCAATTATGGCACCACTGGCCGATACCGTCATGATTCCAAGAGATATCGTTGTCTCTGCCTATAACTGGGGACAATATGCCATGTTATTCCTGGCACCTACCGGACTTGTACTTGTGACACTTCAAATGCTGGGCATTCAGTTTGACCGGTGGATTAAATTTGTCTGGCCGGTTGTTGTCTTTATGCTGCTGTTTGGCGCTGCACTGCTGGTAGGTCAGGTCATGATGTTAAGTTAG
- a CDS encoding pilus assembly protein PilP, which yields MNRYWYLWAFSLPVLTGCSGHSSKTDLDQYMAEIRSRPAGKVEPVPVFESYEYFSYGASGMRSPFEPPKRALERKRIDNGVKPDPNRVKEYLEQFDIASFSMVGTISNHLGLWGLVRGEDGIHRVKAGDYLGRNHGRITFIDDQEIQLIEIMPINQGHWVERQRRIPLTESSASKK from the coding sequence ATGAACAGGTACTGGTATCTCTGGGCTTTTAGCCTGCCTGTGCTGACAGGGTGTTCAGGTCACTCAAGCAAAACAGATCTCGATCAGTACATGGCTGAAATCAGGTCTCGTCCAGCGGGAAAGGTTGAACCCGTTCCTGTCTTTGAGTCTTATGAATACTTTTCTTATGGCGCTTCAGGTATGCGGAGTCCTTTTGAACCGCCTAAAAGGGCGTTGGAGAGGAAAAGAATAGATAATGGCGTAAAGCCTGACCCCAATCGGGTTAAGGAATATCTGGAGCAGTTTGATATTGCATCATTCAGTATGGTGGGAACCATTAGCAATCATTTGGGGTTGTGGGGACTGGTCAGGGGAGAGGATGGTATTCATCGAGTGAAGGCAGGTGATTATCTTGGCAGGAATCATGGCCGGATCACATTTATTGATGACCAGGAAATTCAGTTGATAGAAATCATGCCGATCAATCAGGGACACTGGGTTGAAAGGCAAAGACGAATTCCTCTAACAGAAAGCAGTGCCAGCAAAAAGTAG